Proteins from one Planctomycetota bacterium genomic window:
- a CDS encoding trehalose-6-phosphate synthase, giving the protein MWTKETLKEIIQQKLGGYKFIVVSNREPYSHEYSGKKISCVPSVSGLTIALNPVMQACDGTWVAHGSGDADKTVVDKQNKIRVPPENPAYTLKRVWLTKQEENGYYYGYANQALWPMSHIVYHMPVFLPDHWEYYKKVNQKFAQAILEEIGDEKAFVWLQDYHLTLCAKYIKEKRPDVIVALFWHIPWPNPEAFRICPQKKEIMEGLLSNDLLGFHIPYHCHNFLSAAEIELESKVDWEESAITYKDHKTIIQSFPISIDADGIANMAGGDEVTKRTPLIAHEIDPPYEILAVSIDRVDYTKGILQKIQAVDRFLDKHPQYKEKFVFIQIGALSRMHIKAYKQLIDDVQALAEEVNWKHQSGAWYPIVITNKKLDYTTHLAYYRTADICIVGSLHDGMNLVAKEYLMADADNKGILILSRFAGAARELKEAILVNPYDPDGVADAIKQAIEMNPVEKTERLNKMKETIRENNIYFWAGNFIEKLVKL; this is encoded by the coding sequence ATGTGGACTAAAGAAACATTGAAAGAAATCATTCAGCAAAAACTTGGCGGTTACAAGTTTATCGTCGTATCCAACCGCGAACCTTACAGCCATGAATATTCCGGTAAAAAAATATCCTGTGTCCCTTCTGTCAGCGGGTTAACTATTGCGCTCAACCCGGTGATGCAGGCATGCGATGGAACCTGGGTAGCACACGGCAGCGGTGATGCCGACAAAACGGTGGTGGATAAGCAGAACAAGATAAGGGTTCCGCCTGAAAATCCCGCCTACACCCTTAAAAGAGTTTGGTTAACCAAACAGGAAGAAAACGGTTATTATTACGGCTATGCCAACCAGGCCCTCTGGCCGATGTCCCATATTGTTTACCATATGCCGGTGTTTTTGCCTGACCACTGGGAATACTACAAGAAAGTCAACCAGAAATTCGCCCAGGCGATTCTGGAGGAAATCGGGGATGAAAAGGCGTTTGTCTGGTTGCAGGATTACCATCTGACACTCTGCGCCAAATATATTAAGGAAAAAAGACCTGATGTAATTGTGGCTTTATTCTGGCATATTCCCTGGCCTAACCCGGAGGCATTTCGCATCTGCCCGCAGAAAAAGGAGATTATGGAAGGGTTGCTTTCCAATGATTTGCTCGGTTTCCACATTCCGTACCACTGCCACAATTTCCTTTCCGCGGCTGAGATAGAATTGGAGTCGAAGGTTGATTGGGAAGAATCGGCGATTACTTATAAGGACCACAAAACTATTATCCAGTCGTTTCCCATCAGTATTGATGCGGATGGAATCGCTAATATGGCGGGAGGAGATGAGGTAACGAAACGAACTCCACTTATCGCCCACGAAATAGACCCGCCTTATGAAATCTTAGCGGTAAGTATTGACCGGGTTGATTATACCAAAGGCATCTTGCAGAAAATACAGGCGGTGGACAGGTTTTTAGATAAACACCCGCAATACAAGGAGAAATTTGTATTCATCCAGATTGGCGCCCTTTCCCGAATGCATATTAAAGCATATAAACAATTGATAGATGACGTCCAGGCATTAGCGGAGGAAGTTAACTGGAAACACCAGAGCGGTGCCTGGTATCCCATCGTAATTACGAATAAAAAGTTGGATTATACTACACACTTAGCCTATTACCGCACAGCCGATATCTGCATAGTCGGTTCACTGCACGACGGTATGAATCTGGTTGCGAAGGAATATTTGATGGCGGATGCGGATAACAAAGGCATATTGATTTTGAGCCGTTTTGCAGGCGCGGCAAGGGAACTAAAAGAAGCCATCCTGGTCAACCCCTATGACCCGGACGGCGTTGCCGACGCCATCAAGCAGGCTATAGAAATGAATCCTGTGGAAAAGACCGAACGCCTGAATAAGATGAAAGAAACTATCCGCGAAAATAATATCTACTTCTGGGCCGGCAACTTTATTGAGAAACTGGTGAAATTATGA
- a CDS encoding ABC transporter ATP-binding protein codes for MATIELKNITKIYDGKHPAVKDISLSIADGEFMTLLGPSGCGKTTFLRIIAGLEIPDKGEIIINGIKSNDILPAKRDLAMVFQSYALYPHMTVYENIAVGLRLRKTPRSEIDKRVKETASLLGLETFLLRKPRALSGGQRQRVALARAIVRKPQAFLLDEPLSNLDATLREKTRSELKILFTNLKTTAIYVTHDQSEAMSLSDRIAVFNQGVLQQIGAPEEIYNKPANMFVAGFVGSPRMNFIKGQAEGNKLLVNSGTIGLPDKLIGKIKISDLIIGIRPEDVKLYPAGSKEGLIPAEIVVREPQGAQISVMLKLDNGENIKSLISIDASYSGKVGVEFNLNRLYLFDPESELLINS; via the coding sequence ATGGCAACAATAGAACTAAAGAACATTACAAAGATTTATGACGGCAAACATCCGGCCGTTAAAGATATTAGTCTCTCCATAGCCGACGGCGAATTTATGACGCTATTGGGGCCTTCGGGCTGTGGTAAGACCACGTTCTTGCGGATTATTGCCGGTTTGGAGATACCTGATAAAGGCGAGATTATTATTAATGGAATAAAATCAAATGATATCCTGCCGGCGAAACGAGACCTGGCAATGGTCTTCCAGAGTTACGCACTTTATCCCCATATGACCGTTTATGAAAATATTGCCGTGGGATTAAGGCTAAGAAAAACACCTCGTTCAGAGATAGACAAACGGGTTAAAGAAACCGCTTCTTTATTAGGGTTGGAAACCTTCTTGTTACGCAAACCCCGTGCTTTAAGCGGCGGGCAGAGGCAACGGGTGGCTTTAGCACGGGCAATCGTTCGTAAACCCCAGGCTTTCCTGCTTGATGAGCCACTTAGCAATCTAGATGCGACGTTGCGGGAAAAAACCCGCAGTGAACTAAAAATTCTCTTTACTAATCTTAAAACTACTGCTATATATGTAACACACGACCAGAGCGAAGCGATGAGTCTGTCCGACCGCATTGCCGTATTTAATCAGGGGGTGCTCCAGCAGATTGGCGCCCCCGAAGAGATTTATAATAAGCCGGCAAATATGTTTGTGGCGGGTTTTGTCGGAAGCCCGCGGATGAACTTCATCAAAGGGCAGGCGGAAGGAAATAAATTGCTGGTAAATAGCGGCACGATTGGATTACCGGATAAATTAATCGGGAAGATAAAAATATCGGACTTAATCATTGGAATACGACCGGAAGATGTAAAACTGTATCCGGCTGGCTCCAAAGAGGGTTTAATACCGGCAGAAATAGTTGTCAGAGAACCGCAGGGCGCGCAAATATCTGTTATGCTAAAATTAGATAATGGAGAAAATATTAAATCGCTGATTTCAATTGACGCATCTTATTCCGGCAAAGTTGGCGTAGAATTTAATCTAAACCGATTATATCTTTTTGACCCGGAATCAGAATTGTTAATCAATTCATAG